The window TGATGAACGTCAATGAGGATTGATCTTTTACATGTTAGCAAGAGAGATACTAATGTCGATATACATGGGTAACTAGGAAGTTTCCcataatatacatatatatatctgctCGAAGGGTCAACTTACGTTTGTTCAATGCTCATATTTAGCACAATATTAGCCTTTTGCCTATCAATTGAAGCAATGATATCGTGGATTTCTCGCTTTTTGAATGGCCACATCGCTCTAGTAGACGTATTCTTCGCTCCTAGGTCTAGTTTCGCTACCAGCTCTGCCAGCAGCTTGCGGAGATCGAAGACGGTCTGCCGCAGGACCGGCGATTCTATCTTGGCGGCCCCTTTCGATCCATTTATTAGGATTTCGAGCTCTTTGATGACGACTGTTAGCCGATCGACCTCTCTTAAGAGCAGCCGCACTTCTTTTGGGGCATTTTTAACATCGAAGCAGTAAATTGAGCACATGACGCCGATTTTGACAAGAAGATCGACGACTTGCGAAATGTTGGATAAAAGGCCCAACACGTCCATGATGACGCCATTAATGTgcgaaacaaaagaaaaaaatggcaaATGGGTAATAGGTAATACAAAAGAAGATTCAACACAAAAAAATCGCAGCTAGGAAAGAAACCGCAGCTGGAGAACGAGAGCTAGGAAAGGAGCCagggcaagaaaagaaacatgaagaaagaaagaaagaaaaagaaagaatggaATAATGGAAGAatggaagaaacaaaaagaaatgtCATACATACCCGTCCGAAAAAAGAAGTTGTGCAACGCTGGAAAGCCGGGAATGGCAGGAGATGCAGGAGAGGAGGCCAGAAAGGCAGCCGTTATGAAACCAGGTGTGAGCGGGGTTTTCGTGAGAATGGCCTGTTGTGACGAGGGTTTGGATGGAtcatatattatttataaacaaCCGAGGACATACAACCAACACATTGTTGCAGATACCCACCGTGGAGTCAACTATCTTTGGTTGTTGGCTGTTGGATGTTGTTGATTGTGTATGATTTACTTACCTATCGGGTAATGCGCTACTAAGCGCCCACCCGAAGCGCCGAGCCGCGGAATGCAGGGGCAGTGATAGAATTTTGCAGAGGCTGTGTAACGAGATATTATGAGGGTTAAAGTGAGCTGTGGTTAAGACTTTTAAATTCATGCCCTAAATTGGGTAAATTTTCATTGCTACATACAAGATATATCTGGTTTGTTTCCTGGTATTTCTCAACCTCTAGTAGAAGCATCGCGTGTGctgcagagaagaagctcgagtGCTGGTGAATACCAACTGGGAAAAGGTTTGCATCTGGCAAGACTAGGATAAAAAAAACGCATATCAATGTCCAGTAACTCATAGCTgtagctttaatattttccaATCCAATATCCGAAAGTCTGTCTCCAGTTACTAGGGAGCTGCCGTTATAGAGAAGTGTCGTAGCAGCAACCAGCGAATTcggaggaaagagaaagaaagaagcgaTAGAAGAAAGTTGCATAGGCGCTTCTGAAATAGGGAGTTTAGgataaaatttatactttgATAACAAACGAACCTTCAAAAATATGACTACCAAGTCATACTTCTAAGTAAACAATTCTTGCAAAGTTATTCCACTCCTACTGCACTCCAGAGTCCAGACAGGCCATCTCAACAACAATCCTCGCAATTTTGAACCAATTTTGAACACCTGTtccttaatattatagtcaCACACTCTCTCCTACAATATTCTGTCATTATCCATACTTTTACTACACAGGATTTGACAGTGCACCTTAATCGACAATACAGCTGCCAGGGTCAAGTGCCAACTGGCGACGGGGGGAGCGGAAATCTCAGCAACCTTCATGGTTGCCAGCTGGTTACCCAGCTACCATTCGCTTATAATGCTAAATTTCCGTCCGACAAGTGAACATtgtgtttgttttctttcttctcaactACGCGATCTCGGGCGCGTTGTTGGGTCATATTGCCACCAACATATGCTTCCAGCCCCTTGGGCTTACAACGCTTCAGCTACACCATCGTAAGCAGCGGTGATATGAGACAATAACCATATAACTTATTGGTACTGACATGTATATAGTCTTAAAAACAGTGCTTTTCATCCATTCACCAAGATGGTTCGCGGAGGACTTAGCCGAAGCCGCAGCTTGGAATCTCTGCGCAACGATCTCTTCCACACCATCACGAATACCACTGAAGGAGTCTATTTCCTCTCTAGCGCTTCCATTTTGAAAGACAAGCATGCGGATAAAGAACTCCTCGCGGTACTTTGCCCGCAGGAAGGGTTCAAAGCAACCGACGCCGGTATCGCACACCTGAGCAAGCTATTCGTTGAATGCAACAAGTGGATTCCCGTCATTGAGGAGCGCGACTACGACATGTACTGGGCTGTGGTCGCTTGCAGCACTTCTCAAGCTCAAAACATCGAGATGCCGCCTAGTATGGCCAGAGCTGtcgtcttttctcttttgcgaGCCAGGCAGCGCTGGATCCTCCGCCAAACGGACCCAGAAGTGTCCAAGAGCAATGTCAAGACTCATCTCACGACCGGCGTGCAACGTCTCCTGGAACACTTTGAAGAACTAGACAAGAATCCCGCAATTCAGGCTTCCCTTAAAGATGACGAATGGAAGCTGACGGAAAAGGAGAAACGAGATGCGAGCAAAGCTCGTCCGATGGGCCCTGGCAAGCGAATGTCACGAGGCAGAATTGCCCTTTCGTTCAACACTCCGCAGGGACTGTATCCCATTGCACAACTTGCTGGTTGCCCGCAGCCTGAGACCAATCGCCTCGGGATGATTGATAGCTCTGTTGCGAAGATCACCCCCACCGAAGCGGTTCAATCTTTGATCTCGCATCGCCTTGCAGAAGTCCGTCGCTCTCAGAGACGCGCCATTGCAGATGAGAATGCCAGAAACAAAGTGCCACAGAACGCCTCTGAGGAAGACGACACTCGCAGCGGCCCCAACAGTTTTATACGTCGCGTCTTTCCGACTGCCTTGAAGACCAAGTTTAAACCTAGCTAGATGCGAGGTCCAAGCTTTAGAAAAGATTCAAGCGAGAAGAATGTCGAGTCATCTCCCAAGAGGGCTGAGACGGTAGATACTCCGTCCAACGCCAACACCAATACCTCGTCCATGAAGAGACGTTTCTTGAGCGAGGAGGCCACCACTGCCACCAAGAAGCAAGTGTTTGCCAAGGGAAAGGCGAGGTCGGTCTCTATGCCCGTTGCCAGCTCGCTGTCTCTCTCGCCAGCAGAGCGAGCAGAGATGTCTCATTCACCCGCTGTGCAGCATGGTAAGGAAGTGCGCAAATAAGCTGTTATATGAAGCTTGGATTTGAGGTCGAATACTGGCTGCAAATTAAAGGGTTACAAGATTTGGCTAGGGAGGCAGAATTGTTTAAAGTTTGCTTGTTTTTAAAGGGCCGGATTATTATGTCACACGGGATGGATGGGTTGGGCTGACATTATATGGACTAGGCTTTACGAATGGATCGATAGTGATTATGTGTATAAGCAGCTATTTATGGCCAGAGAATTTTATGAACTGACTGATTATAACATTTTGATAAACGCTTGATATGAAAGTTGTCGTGGATTTGAGGATATGAAGTGCGTTGTGTCTGTGAATATCTAAAGAAGACGTGTATCCTGGAAATGGGCTTGGTGATTGGGTCTAGATTATTTTATATGCCTCGCAGCTGAAGGGAACATGTTTCTGATTATGGAAACAAGCAATAGGAATTCACGCCGGTAGGGCCCCGTATGTGCTTCTCCTGCAAAGTCTAACGAGGTATGTAATATTCATTCAAAGAAATGCTGCTACGGCAACTAAAGCTCTTGTAAGCCAGAGACCCAGACGGCACATCACTCTGTTGAGAACAAATAATACACGTTGGCTGCGGCTACGTCGGGCAGCAATGATTGATATCCATCTCGGCATCTTGGCAATACCTTTGTGTCGGAGATATTCATCTTGGCGCAGTGGCAGTGCTGAGCCTTGGCAGTCCTGGTGGTGGTTTGTCCCACGGGCCACGATGCAGCTCGGCGGTGTTTTGGCCTAAGCTCCAACCGCAACGGAAAGATTCCGAAGCAATGCGGCCAAATCAAGCCGTTTTACATCTGTACTTCACAAGCCTGTATGCAACACAATCACGGCTGATATTGATGGCGGTTGATCCAGCCTCCTAGTCTCGGGTGTCGCCGCTGCATCCCATTTGCTCAGCCCCCCCAGATTGGACATTCACTGGACTGGAGCTCTTCTGCCAAGATACAACGCCCTGCAGCGGCCTGGGAGGGTCTCACTTGGCGCAGCTTTAGCGCCGAGCTTTCGCTGGAGGAGCTCCATGTGCCCTGAAAATGGATCCGCCGCGCTTTGAGTGACAGGCCGAGTATGACATCAGCTGGGGGCACGGCCATGTGCAAGTTCACGCCAACAAAGGGGCCAGCAAAAAAGGTTGCGGCAACAGcgtaagtaataaagaaacGACAAACCAAGGAAACGGGCAAATGAAGTCGCGGCGCGGTCTCGGGTAACCGGCAGCGGATCTGACGTAGGTGGACCGTCGTTGACGATGATCCCGCGAGGAATGAGACGGAGGGGCGAGATGCGGTTCTAGATTTGCACCTTGCAGCGGTTCGCAGCTGGCTCTGCGTAAGGCTTTTTCTGCTGTTTTATTTCATGCCCAGCCAGTACAGCCTCTTTTTGGTCTTGATTCTGGAACAAAGACCTGGAATGCCGCCCCTTGGCCTCTTGTCGGTATGTGCTGACACctcttttgtttgttttgttggtCGTCTATTTCAGCTGGAGGcctttttactctttttttttttttcccacctTGGCAACTGACTGATCGGCTCTAGTTCTCAGCTATATTACAAGAGCTACAAATCGCCAGCGACCCCTCACAACGTCATCCCCTCTGGTTTCTGTGAGGCTGAGTCGTGGACAATCAAAAGTCTTGGCAGCCTTGCTGATCAACAATAATTCCCATTTCCGTAAACATTTTCATATTGCTTAGTCGCTAGAGtcgttatttatttatttatttttatattcttattttttcttcttcttttctttacaCGATGCCTGGAGACATCACAACGCATCACGACGACACATCGTCATCGGGGTCAAGCGACCATGAGGACGAACACAAGGGACCTCCCGGCGGCTACGACAAAACTCCCCTCCCCGATGCTCCTCAAGGATACACCCTGCGCTTTGTCTTTCACTCGGCCTCAAATGTCCCCGTTGCCGATCTGCATACGGCATCTTCAGACCCCTTCCTGGTAGCCACGCTCAAGGGAACGCAGCCAAAACGCCACAAAGAAGACCCGGACCTCAAGTACAGGACACGCACCATCCACCGAACCACCACGCCAGAATGGAACGAAGAATGGATCGTGGCCAACGTGCCCCCCGGCGGCTTCACTCTCAAGTGCAGAATGtatgatgaagatgttgcCGACAAAGACGACAGGCTGGGCAACGTGACGATCAATGTCGATTCCGTCTCTGAAGACTGGCCCGGCATCCCTCCCCCGGGGCAAGAGTTTGAGGCCAAGAAGCGCGTTATGAGCAAACGAGCCTTTATCCTCAAAGGAATCGCCAGCGCCATCAGCCACGGAACTCATCTCGCCCCCCGTCTGCGCATCAGCATCCAAGTGCTGGGCAAGTCGGAGCCTCCCTTTGCGCAGATGTGCACCTTGGCCCCGACGCGATGGATCAAACACAACAGTCCCATGATTGGTCGCCTCATCGGAGCAAAGGTGAATACAAATGAGTCTGATGACGAGAAACCCAACGGCGAGGACAACGAGCCCCGGTCGACAAAATACGAGTAAGCCATGGACATCACAATATGCCTTTTATGCGTATGCTAACATGTGTTGTGATTTAGCTTCCAGGCAAACGAGATACAGCTGCAAGGTCCTGTGCCACCCACGCTCTACCACCGCTACGTGGAATTTCGACCAGTTATCGGCTCGCTCTTCTCATCCACCGGTATCCGGGGAACCATTCTCAACAAGGCCCTGCACAAGCAGCACCACAGGATCTACAACTACGACAGCACCACCGAATACGGCACTTTCAAGCCATGCTCCAGGGAAGCCTCGCTCCAGTTCCTCCGGATGGTGCATTTCGACGAAGGCGGCCGCGTCTTCACCTACGTGCTCACTCTGGACGGCCTCATGCGCTTCACCGAGACGGGCAAAGAATTCGGCATCGATTTCCTCAGCAAACACACCATGCACGCCGATGCCGAAAAGTACATTGCCTACTCGGGAGAATTCTTCATTCGCAGACTGCAGCACCCGGATGCCAACGACAGCCCCGAGCCGAAGGAGAAGACGCACCCGTCCGAGCCTATTCCCGGAGGTCCGCCAaaccagccgccgccgccaaaccCTGCTTTCTACCAGCTTTACATTGACAACGAGTCTGGAACATATCGTCCGGAGAAATCCATTTTGCCAGATCTTAAAGAGTTCCTGCAGAAGAACTTCCCCGACATGGGCATCGTCACTATGAATGTCGAAGACGAGCACCTGCAGAAGCTCAAGGACGAGCAGCGGGCTATCAAGAAGAGCGAGGGCCGCATGATGCACGTAGTCATGAACAGCAGCTCCGACAGCCTCAGCTCTGTAGAGAGCGAGCTAAACGACGAAAACTACAGTTTGGAGGCAGGACGGAGGAGCAAGAAGGAGGCGGCACATGCAGTCTTGAGACATCCCAATCCGGAGCATTTCAAGGAGGCTGCGGAGGTGATGCTGCCACATCGCGAGAAGAAAGTAGAGTGAGAAATAAGAGTGAAAGCAgggaggaagaagcaaaagggaaaaaaaaagttgattgAAGGAGAACTGTTCAGAATTTCTATGACTGTATGGATATGACATGATACCACCACTCTTTCCTTTTAAATATCAATAGTACCGCCATCATTGCCAATAATGTAATCTTTGAACCCTGTATTTATAAACTTCCCTGACGAATCCGCAGTGCATGCCCCGGCGAAGAATTATATCTTGGGCCTCACTGACACCCACGTGCTCGAGCACTTTGCTATCTCGATgcctcttccatctcgaaTTTCGCATTTAATATTCGTTCTTCTCCCCTCTACGCTGTCCACCCATGCATTGACCAGTACTGTCTCGTTGATCGGCCCAGGCTTCAAGAATTTAATCTCAAGACCGGCCGTCACATTTGCCGCTCCAAAGGTAGATCCAACTTTGCCCAGAGCATTGTTGATGTCGTGGAGAATTCCCATTGACTCATCCGCAATGGTCATAATCATGCCCCCGTGTAGCACGCCTTCGTATCCACACAAGCCCTCACCCAATGCAAAAAGAGTGCTCACGTGCATAATGGGGCGCGAGGGGTCCTGGATATGCGTTTCATCCTCGGtgtggaagaaggaaagaaccTGTTGCACTCCGCGCGGCGTGGCCAGCGTGGCGCCGAGGAGCTGGTCGCGAGATGGGCTGGAAGGATTGAAGCATTGAGGGACGAAGGGGACTGTATTTGGCGTTTGAATGAGGCATGCACACCACGGGATTGAGAGAAAATGGGAGACGGCTGAAGTATAGAGCGTTGGAGGAGTGTTGGGCGGGTTGAAGCCGAGAGGAGGGCTGAGGACGCGATTGCGCAGCGTGATTGCGAGGGGAGAGGATGTGGTGGATTCGCTGGACTGCGTCATGTTGGAGTACTCGGGCGGAGGAAGGGGATGATGGCTGCTCAAAGATCGCGACATGGGGATGAATCGACTGATGTTGGGCGAGGACGTGACGGTGTGGATTTGCATGTGGTGTTTTGATTGAGGCAATCTCCCAGCTGAGATTGCCGAGGTCGTCCACTTTTACCCGCGTTGAGCTGCTGAAGGCTGCTGGACCTGGAGCCGAGACGGCGCTGAGTGCACCTAAACCGAAATAAAGTGTGAGCAGCACGCAGCCACCTTTatcgccaccaccactcgTGCCTGAATCGCTCTACTCACAGCATGACACCTCCCGCAAAGACAAACAATACATCAGCAAAAAGGGTAGCCCTGACGAGCAAAAGATGGGGCTTCACCGGGATTCGAACCCGGGGCCTCCTGCAAAGGCGATTCTAGAGAACCGGGGACTCCAGGTTTGTTTTCCCGAAGCAGGAATCATACCACTAGACCATGAAGCCGATTTAGTGAGAGACTGGCGATGAGCACATTGGTATGAAGCTTATATGAGAGAGCGGGACAGACATCGACGTTCCCTCTGACCTGGGCTCACACAGCACACTTAGCCAGATGAGAATGAAGGAAGAAATGCATGAGATTGTAGTTGGCTTATCGTTTTCAATGGCACCGGGGTGCTCTTAGTGCACTTGTCTCAGGGGCGCTGAATAGCGTTCTGATCCGGCCGGTCGTGATTAGAGAGCCTGAAGAATAAGAGATGGACGCAGGGCGTCACAGGAGAGTCATGCGCCAGCCTCAAGCGTGATTGGACTCATCAGAAATAATCATTGAATGGTGATTTCTCTGTCAGCCAAGAATAACGAGATCagtgatgaagaaaaaagaatgaaatatTGAGATGCTAGAATGAAAGTTTGACTTGCTGCTCACATGATGTTTAGCTTTGGCAGCTGTCACGATAAAGGCTCCTTCCCTCGCAGTAGAGTAGAAGTAGTATGACAGTATGACTAACGACGGCCACTTATTCTCCCGTCCAAACATACCAGCAATTCAGATTATTCGAAATTATCGTCTTCATTCGAAATTTTCTCATCGCTTCTCGCGTATAGCCTTTCGAGCCACGCCTCTATCATCAAGATAGAGCGCATATGCACTGTCATCTTCATTCCACAATACACTCCTTATCCATGAACGAATATTTTCGATACGATCCACGATGCACCTCCCCCCCAATGATACGAGCGGGTCGGAGCTGAGCCCTCGAGAAATCGAAATCCTCGTTACCATCGAACGAACAGGAGCGGGCCTTTCGATGGTGGCAATCACACTGACTCTGCTCTCCTTC is drawn from Trichoderma asperellum chromosome 4, complete sequence and contains these coding sequences:
- a CDS encoding uncharacterized protein (EggNog:ENOG41), translated to MPGDITTHHDDTSSSGSSDHEDEHKGPPGGYDKTPLPDAPQGYTLRFVFHSASNVPVADLHTASSDPFLVATLKGTQPKRHKEDPDLKYRTRTIHRTTTPEWNEEWIVANVPPGGFTLKCRMYDEDVADKDDRLGNVTINVDSVSEDWPGIPPPGQEFEAKKRVMSKRAFILKGIASAISHGTHLAPRLRISIQVLGKSEPPFAQMCTLAPTRWIKHNSPMIGRLIGAKVNTNESDDEKPNGEDNEPRSTKYDFQANEIQLQGPVPPTLYHRYVEFRPVIGSLFSSTGIRGTILNKALHKQHHRIYNYDSTTEYGTFKPCSREASLQFLRMVHFDEGGRVFTYVLTLDGLMRFTETGKEFGIDFLSKHTMHADAEKYIAYSGEFFIRRLQHPDANDSPEPKEKTHPSEPIPGGPPNQPPPPNPAFYQLYIDNESGTYRPEKSILPDLKEFLQKNFPDMGIVTMNVEDEHLQKLKDEQRAIKKSEGRMMHVVMNSSSDSLSSVESELNDENYSLEAGRRSKKEAAHAVLRHPNPEHFKEAAEVMLPHREKKVE
- a CDS encoding uncharacterized protein (EggNog:ENOG41) → MVRGGLSRSRSLESLRNDLFHTITNTTEGVYFLSSASILKDKHADKELLAVLCPQEGFKATDAGIAHLSKLFVECNKWIPVIEERDYDMYWAVVACSTSQAQNIEMPPSMARAVVFSLLRARQRWILRQTDPEVSKSNVKTHLTTGVQRLLEHFEELDKNPAIQASLKDDEWKLTEKEKRDASKARPMGPGKRMSRGRIALSFNTPQGLYPIAQLAGCPQPETNRLGMIDSSVAKITPTEAVQSLISHRLAEVRRSQRRAIADENARNKVPQNASEEDDTRSGPNSFIRRVFPTALKTKFKPS
- a CDS encoding uncharacterized protein (EggNog:ENOG41) translates to MQIHTVTSSPNISRFIPMSRSLSSHHPLPPPEYSNMTQSSESTTSSPLAITLRNRVLSPPLGFNPPNTPPTLYTSAVSHFLSIPWCACLIQTPNTVPFVPQCFNPSSPSRDQLLGATLATPRGVQQVLSFFHTEDETHIQDPSRPIMHVSTLFALGEGLCGYEGVLHGGMIMTIADESMGILHDINNALGKVGSTFGAANVTAGLEIKFLKPGPINETVLVNAWVDSVEGRRTNIKCEIRDGRGIEIAKCSSTWVSVRPKI